One stretch of Carassius gibelio isolate Cgi1373 ecotype wild population from Czech Republic chromosome B1, carGib1.2-hapl.c, whole genome shotgun sequence DNA includes these proteins:
- the si:dkey-9i23.16 gene encoding uncharacterized protein si:dkey-9i23.16, protein MMSSIQMPSADSDPPKFHRLFKFYDPEVVALMTILLGLFQLLLTIPAYSVSIDIKYFFICPLCVGFVSVTAGSFGMASERTPKRELLKNSLISGLAGLVGTLIGLVLYGYAESISLDLPPCSHEILNEESCPEAIFQSFYKTIFGQLLFYNIGALVLHCFLSFSAFKGLRIH, encoded by the exons ATGATGTCGAGCATCCAAATGCCGTCTGCTGACTCGGATCCTCCCAAATTCCATCGACTGTTCAAGTTTTATGACCCTGAAGTGGTGGCA CTTATGACAATATTATTAGGTTTGTTCCAGCTCCTCCTGACTATACCAGCCTACAGCGTCAGCAttgatataaaatatttctttatatgCCCCCTCTGTGTTGGTTTTGTG TCTGTGACTGCTGGATCATTTGGTATGGCATCTGAAAGAACTCCAAAGAGAGAACTG TTAAAAAACTCTCTGATCTCTGGTCTTGCTGGCCTGGTGGGGACACTGATTGGACTTGTTCTTTATGGTTATGCTGAAAGTATCTCTCTGGACCTCCCTCCTTGCTCACATGAAATCCTTAATGAAGAGTCTTGTCCAGAAGCAATCTTTCAA AGTTTTTACAAAACCATCTTTGGACAGCTGTTGTTTTATAATATTGGAGCTCTTGTTCTTCATTGTTTTCTATCGTTTTCTGCATTTAAAGGACTGAGAATACATTGA